One Bartonella kosoyi DNA segment encodes these proteins:
- a CDS encoding tail fiber protein, giving the protein MSNIYDWSLTADKNAHSDSMINWAEGQPPSSVNDSARVMMQRIREYLADNGGSLDTKFMVNGEDKTTSITLTTVSPLEKYKNDIILRFKAGGTNVGPATINVNNIGAKSLYKATNTGIVPLIGGELQTGGIYEIVYNDGVSTKDRDGWYLLNPTPIPPPKVETFPCGFIATFAMQEVPNGWLLCDGASYKRKDYPQLFEAIGDKWGKDSDTTFKVPDFRGMFLRGFDDGRGLDRNRQFADIQQDCLKSHTHVATIEEAGQHTHEFQYNGVGWSANDIGRRNPSYHYAVLGGTTQPAGVHTHKVTISSTGEAETRPVNIPVVYAIKS; this is encoded by the coding sequence ATGTCTAATATTTATGATTGGTCGTTAACAGCTGATAAAAATGCGCATTCAGATAGCATGATTAATTGGGCAGAGGGACAACCACCTAGTTCTGTCAATGATAGTGCGCGGGTCATGATGCAGCGTATACGTGAATATCTTGCCGATAATGGTGGTTCTCTTGATACAAAATTTATGGTGAATGGGGAAGATAAAACAACATCCATAACGTTAACAACGGTTTCACCTCTAGAAAAATATAAAAATGATATCATTCTACGCTTTAAAGCGGGTGGTACAAATGTGGGACCTGCGACAATCAATGTGAATAATATAGGAGCAAAGTCACTCTATAAAGCAACCAATACGGGGATAGTGCCATTGATAGGCGGTGAGTTACAAACGGGGGGAATTTATGAAATAGTCTATAATGATGGTGTATCAACAAAAGATCGTGATGGTTGGTATCTTTTAAATCCTACCCCCATTCCACCACCAAAGGTCGAAACCTTTCCTTGCGGGTTTATTGCAACTTTTGCTATGCAAGAAGTCCCAAATGGTTGGCTCTTGTGTGATGGTGCAAGCTATAAACGAAAAGATTATCCGCAATTATTCGAGGCAATAGGGGATAAATGGGGAAAAGATAGCGATACAACCTTTAAAGTTCCAGACTTTAGAGGAATGTTTTTACGGGGCTTTGATGATGGACGCGGTTTAGATAGGAATAGACAATTTGCCGATATACAGCAAGATTGCCTTAAATCGCATACGCATGTTGCCACCATTGAAGAAGCAGGGCAGCATACACACGAGTTTCAGTATAATGGAGTGGGATGGAGTGCCAACGATATTGGTAGAAGAAATCCCTCTTATCACTATGCCGTTCTTGGAGGAACAACACAACCTGCTGGAGTGCACACGCATAAGGTAACGATTTCTTCAACGGGCGAGGCAGAAACACGCCCTGTTAATATACCGGTTGTTTATGCCATAAAATCATAA
- a CDS encoding lysozyme, whose amino-acid sequence MARKINKDCLHCLKQWEGLRLRAYQDISGVWTIGYGHTGKAGKPTVVEGMMITEKKAENMLLADLRQYEQAVEKAVGVILSDEQFGALVSFCYNVGIPAFQNSTLLKRLNKGDYEAIPAELQKWTKAGGKRLQGLVHRRAAEAGLWAKGAFVSSNYQTVETKDSTGIFKAEALAPIIGSFSGLGGFLAGNGPIQWAFAAIMVLAAGVGIFFVAKRFKEHCL is encoded by the coding sequence ATGGCACGGAAAATAAATAAAGATTGTCTACATTGTTTAAAACAGTGGGAAGGTTTGCGATTACGGGCTTATCAAGATATCTCTGGTGTTTGGACTATTGGCTATGGACATACGGGGAAAGCTGGTAAACCAACCGTTGTTGAGGGCATGATGATTACAGAAAAAAAAGCTGAAAACATGCTTTTAGCAGATTTGCGGCAATATGAACAAGCTGTAGAAAAAGCAGTTGGTGTGATTTTAAGTGACGAGCAGTTTGGTGCTCTTGTTTCCTTTTGTTATAATGTAGGTATTCCAGCTTTCCAAAATTCTACGTTACTTAAAAGACTGAACAAAGGCGATTATGAAGCAATACCTGCCGAATTACAAAAATGGACCAAAGCGGGTGGGAAACGTTTACAAGGTCTCGTACACCGGCGTGCAGCAGAAGCAGGCTTATGGGCGAAAGGTGCTTTTGTTTCCTCGAACTATCAAACGGTAGAAACAAAGGATTCAACAGGTATTTTTAAAGCAGAAGCATTAGCACCTATTATTGGTTCTTTCTCAGGTCTTGGTGGTTTTTTAGCTGGCAATGGTCCTATTCAATGGGCTTTCGCTGCTATTATGGTTTTAGCAGCAGGGGTTGGTATTTTCTTTGTTGCTAAGCGCTTTAAGGAACACTGTTTATGA
- a CDS encoding NADH-quinone oxidoreductase subunit C, with amino-acid sequence MDEALVELAVYLKNKLGNKLEESVLAFGELTIVARLDAITDVLMFVRDDSRCQFINLTDISGVDYPSRDKRFDVSYQLLSPRENLRLRVKVRTDENTPVTSACAVYPGAEWYEREAYDMYGILFSDHPDLRRILTDYGFEGYPLRKDFPVTGFVECRYDNEAKRVIYEPVVLRQEMRNFDFLSPWEGAEYILPCDGKEDGKK; translated from the coding sequence ATGGATGAAGCATTAGTTGAACTTGCGGTTTATTTGAAAAACAAGTTAGGCAATAAACTTGAAGAGTCCGTTCTTGCTTTTGGTGAATTAACCATTGTGGCACGTCTTGATGCAATTACCGATGTCTTAATGTTTGTTCGTGATGATTCTCGCTGTCAATTTATTAATCTTACAGATATTAGTGGTGTGGATTATCCTTCTCGCGATAAGCGCTTTGATGTCTCTTACCAATTATTATCTCCTCGTGAGAATTTACGCTTACGTGTCAAAGTTCGCACAGATGAAAATACGCCTGTTACTTCAGCTTGCGCGGTTTATCCTGGTGCAGAGTGGTATGAACGAGAAGCCTATGATATGTATGGGATTTTATTTTCAGATCATCCAGATTTGAGACGGATTTTAACAGATTATGGGTTTGAAGGCTATCCTTTACGCAAAGATTTTCCTGTAACAGGATTTGTTGAATGCCGTTATGATAACGAAGCAAAAAGGGTCATTTATGAGCCTGTTGTTTTGCGCCAAGAAATGCGTAATTTTGATTTTCTTTCTCCTTGGGAAGGAGCAGAATATATTTTACCCTGTGATGGAAAAGAAGATGGAAAAAAATAA
- a CDS encoding helix-turn-helix domain-containing protein: MLTSFGKILRKIRIDRFERLLDMADKLGISVAFLSSVEIGKKSIPVGMEDKIIELYDLDRDMASLLRKEADICRKNFTIKPSDSFGREAMSMFVKTLENFSQQDSAEFKKLLEKVGKKGSAL, from the coding sequence ATGCTTACATCATTTGGCAAAATTTTACGAAAAATTCGCATTGATCGTTTCGAACGACTCTTAGATATGGCTGATAAACTAGGCATATCTGTAGCATTTTTATCTTCTGTTGAGATTGGCAAGAAATCCATTCCAGTAGGAATGGAAGACAAGATCATAGAGCTTTATGACTTAGATCGAGATATGGCTTCTCTCTTAAGAAAAGAGGCTGATATTTGTCGTAAGAATTTTACAATCAAACCTTCTGATTCATTTGGGCGTGAAGCTATGAGTATGTTTGTTAAAACTTTAGAGAATTTTTCACAACAGGATTCGGCAGAATTTAAAAAATTGTTGGAGAAAGTTGGGAAAAAAGGAAGTGCTCTGTAG
- the nuoF gene encoding NADH-quinone oxidoreductase subunit NuoF produces MLADKDRIFTNIYGLKDKSLKAAMLRGHWNGLKEIIDKGRDWIIEEVKASGLRGRGGAGFPTGMKWSFMPKQNDGRPHYLVVNADESEPGTCKDRDILRHDPHTLIEGCAIATFAMGANVAFIYIRGEYIREREALQAAVDECYEAGLLGKKTKYGHACDIIIHHGAGAYICGEETALLESLEGKKGQPRLKPPFPANMGIYGCPTTVNNVESIAVVPTILRRGASWFSSIGRANNVGTKLFMVSGHVNAPCTFEEALGISFRELIEKHTGGIRGGWNNLLAVIPGGASCPVVRGEDMVDAIMDFDGMRDVGSSFGTGGVIVMDKSTDIIKAIWRISAFFKHESCGQCTPCREGTGWMMRLLGRMVEGRAQKREIDLLFEVSKQIEGHTICALGDAAAWPVQGLIRNFRPEIERRIDEYTRNVVQRKNIALEAVG; encoded by the coding sequence ATGCTTGCTGATAAAGATCGGATCTTCACCAATATTTATGGTTTAAAAGATAAATCATTAAAGGCTGCGATGTTGCGTGGGCATTGGAATGGCCTAAAAGAGATTATTGATAAAGGTCGTGATTGGATTATTGAAGAGGTGAAGGCGTCAGGTTTACGCGGTCGTGGTGGTGCTGGTTTTCCTACCGGAATGAAATGGTCCTTTATGCCAAAGCAGAATGATGGTCGTCCTCATTATTTGGTTGTTAATGCTGATGAATCAGAGCCTGGAACATGTAAAGACCGCGATATTTTACGCCATGATCCCCATACTTTGATTGAAGGATGTGCTATTGCTACGTTTGCAATGGGAGCAAATGTTGCTTTTATTTATATTCGTGGTGAATATATTCGTGAGCGTGAAGCGCTTCAAGCGGCTGTGGATGAATGTTATGAAGCAGGCTTGCTTGGAAAAAAAACAAAATATGGTCATGCTTGTGATATTATTATTCATCATGGGGCTGGTGCTTATATTTGTGGTGAAGAAACAGCACTTCTCGAAAGTCTTGAAGGGAAAAAAGGTCAACCTCGTCTCAAACCACCATTTCCGGCAAATATGGGGATTTATGGCTGTCCAACAACCGTCAACAATGTTGAATCGATAGCGGTTGTTCCAACGATTTTACGTCGAGGGGCTTCGTGGTTTTCATCAATTGGGCGTGCAAATAATGTCGGAACGAAGTTGTTTATGGTTTCTGGGCATGTGAATGCTCCTTGTACCTTTGAAGAAGCTCTCGGTATTTCTTTCCGTGAATTAATTGAAAAACATACGGGGGGTATTCGTGGCGGATGGAATAATCTTTTAGCCGTTATTCCAGGTGGTGCTTCTTGTCCGGTTGTTCGCGGTGAAGATATGGTTGATGCAATCATGGATTTTGATGGGATGCGCGATGTCGGATCTTCTTTTGGCACAGGGGGTGTGATTGTGATGGATAAATCAACCGATATTATCAAGGCGATTTGGCGGATATCAGCTTTTTTTAAGCATGAAAGTTGTGGTCAATGTACACCATGTCGTGAAGGTACGGGATGGATGATGCGCCTTTTAGGACGTATGGTTGAGGGAAGAGCGCAAAAGCGTGAAATTGATCTGCTATTTGAGGTTTCTAAACAGATTGAAGGGCACACGATCTGTGCACTTGGCGATGCTGCAGCATGGCCTGTACAAGGGTTGATCCGCAACTTTCGTCCGGAAATCGAGCGTAGGATTGATGAATATACACGAAATGTTGTTCAAAGAAAGAATATTGCTTTGGAAGCAGTGGGATAG
- a CDS encoding NADH-quinone oxidoreductase subunit D translates to MAEVNVRNFNINFGPQHPAAHGVLRMVLELDGEVVERVDPHIGLLHRGTEKLMETKTYLQAGPYLDRLDYVAPMNQEHAFVLAIEKLLGIKVPKRGQLIRVLFSEIGRILNHLLNVTTQAMDVGALTPPLWGFEQRERLMIFYERACGARLHANYFRPGGVHQDLPESLVEDIGNFIDPFLVSLGKLDALVTPNRIFKQRNVDIGVVSIDEAWARGFSGVMIRGAGVPWDLRKSQPYECYDEMEFDIPIGKNSDCYDRYLIRMEEMRQSAKIMRQCVERLLGTEKNEPVSSLDRKIVPPKRSEMKSSMEALIHHFKLYTEGFHTPPGEVYVAVEAPKGEFGVYLVSDGTNKPYRVKLRAPGFAHLQAMDFLTRGHMLADATAILGSIDIVFGEVDR, encoded by the coding sequence GTGGCTGAGGTCAATGTTCGAAACTTTAATATCAATTTTGGTCCGCAGCATCCTGCAGCGCATGGCGTTTTGCGCATGGTTTTGGAGTTGGACGGTGAAGTTGTTGAGCGTGTAGATCCACATATTGGGTTATTGCATCGCGGTACTGAAAAATTAATGGAAACAAAGACTTATCTTCAAGCGGGGCCTTATTTAGATCGTTTAGATTATGTTGCTCCTATGAATCAGGAACATGCTTTTGTTCTTGCAATTGAAAAGTTGTTGGGTATTAAAGTTCCTAAAAGAGGGCAATTGATACGTGTTTTGTTTTCTGAAATTGGGCGTATTCTTAATCATTTGCTTAATGTAACGACACAAGCGATGGATGTTGGTGCTTTGACCCCACCGCTTTGGGGGTTTGAGCAACGTGAAAGATTGATGATTTTTTATGAGCGTGCTTGTGGTGCTCGTCTTCATGCAAATTATTTTCGTCCCGGTGGTGTGCATCAAGACTTACCCGAATCTTTAGTTGAGGATATTGGTAATTTTATTGATCCGTTTCTTGTTTCTCTTGGAAAACTTGATGCGCTTGTGACACCAAATCGAATTTTTAAACAGCGTAATGTGGATATTGGTGTTGTCAGTATTGACGAAGCTTGGGCGCGTGGTTTTTCTGGGGTTATGATCCGTGGAGCTGGTGTGCCATGGGATTTGCGTAAAAGTCAACCTTATGAATGTTATGATGAAATGGAATTTGATATTCCTATAGGTAAAAATAGTGATTGTTATGATCGTTATCTTATTCGTATGGAAGAAATGCGCCAATCAGCAAAAATTATGCGTCAATGCGTAGAACGATTATTGGGGACTGAAAAGAATGAACCCGTTTCGAGTTTGGATCGCAAAATTGTACCACCAAAGCGAAGTGAAATGAAAAGCTCGATGGAAGCGCTAATTCATCATTTTAAACTCTATACGGAAGGTTTTCATACGCCTCCTGGAGAAGTCTATGTTGCAGTAGAAGCGCCAAAGGGTGAGTTTGGTGTTTATCTTGTTTCTGATGGAACCAATAAGCCTTATCGTGTTAAGTTGCGTGCTCCTGGGTTTGCTCATCTTCAAGCTATGGATTTTTTAACCAGAGGCCATATGTTGGCGGATGCTACAGCTATTTTGGGTTCAATTGATATTGTTTTTGGGGAGGTTGATCGCTAA
- the nuoE gene encoding NADH-quinone oxidoreductase subunit NuoE, producing the protein MSVRRLADDVYQPTEFSFTKENQIWVKSTIEKYPVGREQSAVIPLLMRAQEQDGWVTRAAIEHIAQILSMAYIRVLEVATFYTQFQLKPVGTKAHIQVCGTTPCMLRGSDELIKVCQKKIHHEPFTTNQDGTLSWEEVECLGACVNAPMVMIFKDTYEDLTAERLEEIIDAFEAGKGSEITVGPQNSRKSSEPISGLTSLLEDEEKRKSLKSSKKKDHKGMGSE; encoded by the coding sequence ATGTCCGTACGCCGTCTTGCAGATGATGTCTATCAGCCCACAGAATTTTCTTTTACAAAGGAAAATCAGATATGGGTGAAAAGTACTATAGAAAAGTATCCTGTAGGGCGCGAACAATCGGCTGTTATTCCGTTATTAATGCGTGCACAAGAGCAAGATGGTTGGGTGACACGTGCTGCAATTGAGCATATTGCTCAAATTCTTTCTATGGCGTATATTCGTGTTTTAGAAGTTGCTACTTTTTATACTCAGTTTCAGCTTAAGCCTGTAGGAACAAAAGCGCATATTCAGGTGTGTGGTACGACTCCTTGTATGTTACGTGGTTCTGATGAATTGATTAAAGTTTGTCAGAAAAAAATTCATCATGAACCTTTTACGACTAATCAGGATGGAACATTATCATGGGAGGAGGTGGAGTGTCTTGGCGCTTGTGTGAATGCTCCTATGGTTATGATTTTTAAAGATACTTATGAAGATCTTACAGCAGAGCGTCTTGAAGAGATTATTGATGCATTTGAAGCAGGAAAAGGTTCTGAAATAACGGTGGGGCCACAAAACAGTCGTAAATCATCGGAACCGATTAGTGGTTTAACCTCTCTTCTTGAGGATGAAGAAAAAAGGAAATCTCTCAAATCTTCAAAGAAAAAGGATCATAAAGGAATGGGATCTGAGTGA
- a CDS encoding NADH-quinone oxidoreductase subunit A, whose product MAYLLSSYLPVLIFIIVSAVIAGVLLITPYIVAYRSPDPEKLSAYECGFNSFSDARMKFDIRFYLVSILFIIFDLEVAFLFPWAVSFESIGMFGFWSMIVFLAILTIGFIYEWKKGALEWN is encoded by the coding sequence ATGGCTTATTTATTGAGCTCTTATTTGCCAGTCTTGATTTTTATTATTGTCTCAGCGGTTATTGCTGGGGTTTTATTGATTACACCTTACATTGTAGCGTATCGTTCTCCCGATCCTGAAAAGTTATCGGCGTATGAATGTGGGTTTAATTCATTTAGTGATGCACGTATGAAGTTTGATATTCGTTTCTATTTGGTTTCAATTTTGTTTATTATTTTTGATCTTGAAGTTGCTTTTCTTTTTCCTTGGGCTGTTTCATTCGAATCGATAGGTATGTTTGGCTTTTGGTCGATGATTGTGTTTTTAGCGATTTTGACTATTGGATTTATATATGAATGGAAAAAAGGAGCTCTTGAATGGAATTAA
- a CDS encoding NuoB/complex I 20 kDa subunit family protein yields MELRSNNSTITAPKPKGIIDPNTGKLIGSDDKFFRDINAELSDKGFLITSADALITWARTGSLMWMSFGLACCAIEMMQCSMPHYDNERFGYAPRASPRQSDVMVVAGTLTNKMAPALRKVYDQMPEPRYVISMGSCANGGGYYHYSYSVVRGCDRIVPVDIYVPGCPPTAEALLYGILLLQKKIRRTGSIER; encoded by the coding sequence ATGGAATTAAGATCTAATAATTCAACGATTACCGCTCCAAAACCAAAAGGAATCATTGACCCCAATACGGGTAAATTGATAGGATCAGATGATAAGTTTTTTCGTGATATTAATGCTGAATTATCAGATAAAGGTTTTTTAATTACCTCAGCAGATGCCTTGATTACTTGGGCACGTACTGGTTCTTTAATGTGGATGAGTTTTGGTTTGGCTTGTTGTGCTATTGAAATGATGCAATGCTCAATGCCTCATTATGATAATGAGCGTTTTGGATATGCACCACGAGCTTCACCCCGTCAATCTGATGTGATGGTGGTCGCAGGGACTCTAACAAATAAGATGGCACCTGCTTTAAGAAAAGTATACGATCAGATGCCAGAGCCACGTTATGTGATTTCTATGGGGTCATGTGCAAACGGTGGGGGATATTATCATTATTCCTATTCAGTGGTGCGTGGATGTGATCGTATCGTGCCTGTAGATATATATGTTCCAGGGTGTCCGCCTACAGCAGAGGCATTATTATACGGAATATTGTTGTTACAGAAAAAAATCCGTCGTACCGGATCCATAGAGCGTTAG
- a CDS encoding transglycosylase SLT domain-containing protein — protein sequence MINFHPNVKRAISQAAQKYGLPESFLERVAMIESKGNPNARNSKSNAGGLYQFLDSTAKQYQLNNKFDPFQATDAMARLTKDNTRYLATALGREPSPAELYLAHQQGPAGAVKLIKNPNMPASQLLGHQAVVLNGGNVEATAGDFMNHIYGLYNKTGGASKGMTQSPQGNFQTTPNETFALRGVERFQKAIQGDQAREPLIAYDTPLPNRMHAHESGDTLIGRSMGNMPLQKNTSLQGQKIDAGALKKGVMNLVDLIRRNKDAQNQQIEMAHQQMMQQPMMAGFSQSSARPIDLTPLIDPSRRNSVRSYGQQKEQQLREELLRRTGAYHV from the coding sequence ATGATCAATTTTCATCCCAATGTGAAACGTGCTATCTCACAGGCAGCACAAAAATATGGTTTGCCAGAAAGCTTTCTTGAACGGGTTGCTATGATAGAAAGTAAGGGCAATCCAAATGCAAGAAATAGCAAAAGTAATGCAGGAGGGCTGTATCAATTTCTCGATTCAACAGCAAAACAGTATCAACTGAATAATAAGTTTGATCCCTTTCAAGCAACTGATGCTATGGCGCGATTAACGAAGGACAACACGCGTTATTTAGCCACAGCATTAGGCAGAGAGCCATCACCAGCAGAACTTTATTTGGCGCACCAACAAGGACCAGCAGGGGCTGTAAAACTTATCAAAAATCCCAATATGCCAGCAAGCCAGCTTTTAGGGCATCAAGCAGTTGTCCTTAACGGAGGAAATGTGGAGGCAACCGCAGGGGATTTTATGAATCATATTTATGGACTTTACAATAAAACGGGAGGTGCTTCGAAGGGTATGACACAATCCCCCCAAGGCAACTTCCAAACCACGCCTAATGAAACGTTTGCCTTGCGCGGTGTTGAGAGATTTCAAAAGGCGATTCAAGGTGATCAAGCAAGAGAGCCGTTGATAGCATATGACACGCCATTACCAAACAGAATGCATGCTCATGAAAGTGGAGATACTCTCATAGGACGGTCTATGGGAAATATGCCATTGCAGAAAAATACATCATTGCAGGGGCAAAAGATTGATGCTGGTGCGCTTAAAAAGGGGGTGATGAATCTGGTTGATTTGATAAGACGGAATAAAGATGCACAAAATCAACAAATAGAGATGGCACATCAACAAATGATGCAACAACCAATGATGGCGGGGTTTTCACAATCAAGTGCACGCCCGATAGATTTAACGCCTCTTATTGATCCTTCAAGGAGAAATTCTGTTCGCTCATATGGGCAGCAAAAAGAGCAACAATTACGAGAAGAATTATTAAGAAGAACGGGGGCTTATCATGTCTAA
- the nuoG gene encoding NADH-quinone oxidoreductase subunit NuoG yields MINIKVDGKEIEVPDYYTLLQAAEAAGAEVPRFCFHETLSIAGNCRMCLVEVKGGPPKPQASCAMGVRDLRLGPNGEAPEIFTNTAMVKKAREGVMEFLLINHPLDCPVCDQGGECDLQDQAMLYGRDCSRYTENKRAVEDKYIGPLVKTVMTRCIHCTRCVRFTTEVAGISELGLIGRGEDAEITTYLEKAMTSELQGNVIDLCPVGALTSKPYAFHARPWELIKTESIDVMDALGSAIRIDSRGREVMRIMPRTNEDINEEWISDKTRFIWDGLRTQRLDRPYVRKDGKLKPVSWTEAFAKIKMILSKISPEKIGAIAGDLASVEEMYALKALLISLGSKLFDCRQRGVSLSPEFGRSSYIFNPTIAGIERADALLIVGSNPRHEAAVLNARILKRQRMGNFPIALIGEEVDLRYPYSYLGSGSDALKTLIRGEDAFFNVLKEAKKPLILIGEGAVCGNKGLSVLKSLAKLADNIGALSEEWNGFGVLHNAASTVGGLDIGFTSQLGVANILKTCEVLFLLGADEVELANIKAFKIYIGSHGDNGAHAADVILPASAYTEKSGLYVNTEGRVQMTNRAGFAPGEAKEDWAILRALSDVLGQRLPFDSLSQLRQCLFNDYPHLDAVDDIMPSDISDLKALGSKMVSLESQAFTSMVKDFYLTNPIARASAVMAECSSLARSRAMQAVE; encoded by the coding sequence ATGATAAATATCAAAGTTGATGGTAAAGAGATTGAAGTCCCTGATTACTACACGTTGCTTCAGGCAGCGGAGGCGGCTGGTGCTGAAGTCCCGCGTTTTTGTTTTCATGAAACTTTATCAATTGCTGGAAATTGTCGTATGTGCTTGGTTGAGGTCAAGGGTGGACCTCCAAAACCTCAGGCTTCTTGTGCGATGGGGGTTCGCGATTTACGACTGGGGCCTAATGGTGAAGCACCAGAAATTTTTACCAATACGGCGATGGTAAAAAAAGCGCGTGAAGGTGTGATGGAGTTTCTTCTCATCAATCATCCTTTGGATTGTCCTGTTTGTGATCAGGGAGGGGAATGTGACCTTCAAGATCAAGCAATGCTTTATGGGCGTGATTGTTCTCGTTATACAGAAAATAAACGTGCTGTAGAAGATAAATATATTGGGCCTCTTGTCAAAACTGTTATGACACGATGTATTCATTGCACACGGTGTGTTCGTTTTACAACGGAAGTAGCAGGTATTTCTGAGCTTGGGTTGATTGGTCGTGGTGAAGATGCTGAGATTACGACATATCTTGAAAAAGCAATGACATCTGAATTACAGGGAAATGTTATTGATCTTTGTCCAGTAGGAGCTTTAACTTCAAAACCTTATGCCTTTCATGCGCGTCCTTGGGAATTGATTAAAACAGAATCGATTGACGTTATGGATGCGCTTGGCAGTGCGATCCGTATTGATAGCCGCGGCCGTGAAGTTATGCGAATTATGCCGCGTACGAATGAAGATATAAATGAGGAATGGATCTCTGATAAAACGCGTTTTATTTGGGATGGATTACGGACTCAGCGGCTTGATAGGCCCTATGTACGTAAAGACGGAAAACTTAAACCTGTCAGTTGGACAGAAGCTTTTGCAAAAATTAAAATGATTCTCTCAAAAATCTCGCCAGAAAAAATTGGAGCTATTGCTGGGGATCTTGCTTCTGTTGAAGAAATGTATGCCCTTAAAGCATTGCTGATCTCGTTGGGTTCCAAGCTCTTTGATTGTCGTCAACGAGGGGTTTCTTTATCACCTGAGTTTGGGCGTTCGAGTTATATTTTTAATCCTACAATTGCAGGGATTGAACGGGCTGATGCCCTACTTATTGTGGGATCTAATCCACGCCATGAAGCTGCTGTTTTAAATGCGCGTATTTTAAAACGCCAACGGATGGGAAATTTTCCTATCGCGCTCATTGGAGAGGAAGTCGATTTACGGTATCCTTATTCTTATCTTGGATCTGGGAGTGACGCATTAAAGACACTTATTCGGGGAGAGGATGCTTTTTTTAATGTTTTAAAAGAAGCAAAGAAGCCTCTTATTCTTATCGGAGAGGGGGCTGTTTGCGGAAATAAAGGGTTATCTGTTTTAAAAAGCCTTGCTAAATTAGCGGATAATATTGGAGCTCTGAGTGAAGAATGGAATGGGTTTGGGGTTCTTCATAATGCAGCGTCGACCGTTGGAGGGTTGGACATAGGTTTTACGTCTCAACTTGGGGTTGCAAATATTCTTAAAACCTGTGAAGTTTTATTTTTGCTTGGTGCTGATGAAGTGGAATTGGCCAATATAAAAGCTTTTAAAATTTATATTGGTAGCCATGGTGATAATGGTGCACATGCTGCTGATGTTATTTTACCTGCATCGGCCTACACGGAAAAATCAGGGCTTTATGTGAATACAGAAGGGCGTGTTCAAATGACAAATCGGGCTGGTTTTGCTCCAGGTGAAGCAAAAGAAGATTGGGCTATTTTACGTGCCTTATCGGATGTTTTAGGACAAAGGCTCCCCTTTGATTCTCTTTCTCAATTAAGGCAGTGCTTGTTTAATGATTATCCACATCTTGATGCGGTTGATGATATAATGCCTTCTGATATAAGTGATCTTAAGGCGCTTGGTTCAAAAATGGTTTCTCTAGAAAGTCAAGCATTTACTTCTATGGTTAAAGACTTTTATTTGACAAATCCAATAGCACGTGCTTCTGCCGTTATGGCTGAATGTTCATCTCTTGCAAGAAGCCGTGCTATGCAAGCTGTAGAGTAA